Proteins found in one Bremerella volcania genomic segment:
- the trkA gene encoding Trk system potassium transporter TrkA: protein MRIVILGAGTVGTWIADLLCRNNHSVTVVESNVDTVRIINAELDIRAIHGSASESAILFQAGIIGCDLCLAVTGDDEVNIVAASMAKAMGARRCVARVYGRVFRDLSTFDYQRHFRIDRFLSLEHLSAVVFVRAVRSPGSAVLENFARGELEVQEIICDDPAPATGKALKEVKLPKGVRVGTIQRQGKTWIAGAGNSIEIGDHITLIGTREEIDSVKSKFQVKAAPVRSVVIAGGGETGLALARMLEGQRYHVTLMEENMERCEFLSRLLEYTTVVHADATRRAILEEERVGNMDVFVACTGDDENNIMACVEAREIGAKECMAIVQRPDYANVVEKLGINLAVSPRNVVARQVLGLLNSGPIISKKNLPGGGIAIVEFEVMPGVVATEHVIANLKLPPHCLIAAIMSSDYVRVASADDRLTPGDTVVVLVEESTLDAVVKLFEE, encoded by the coding sequence ATGCGAATCGTAATTCTGGGTGCGGGAACGGTCGGTACGTGGATTGCCGACTTGCTTTGTCGCAATAACCATAGCGTGACGGTCGTCGAATCGAACGTCGATACGGTGCGTATCATCAACGCGGAACTTGACATCCGCGCGATCCATGGTTCCGCATCGGAATCGGCCATCCTGTTTCAAGCCGGGATCATCGGCTGCGATCTGTGCCTGGCCGTGACCGGCGACGACGAAGTAAACATCGTGGCGGCCAGCATGGCCAAGGCCATGGGTGCCCGGCGATGCGTTGCTCGCGTTTACGGCCGCGTCTTTCGTGACCTCAGCACGTTCGACTACCAGCGGCACTTTCGAATCGATCGCTTTCTGAGTCTCGAGCATCTTTCGGCGGTCGTGTTCGTCCGCGCGGTTCGCTCGCCAGGCAGTGCCGTGCTCGAGAACTTCGCCCGCGGCGAATTGGAAGTGCAGGAAATCATTTGCGACGACCCGGCACCAGCCACCGGCAAGGCGCTCAAGGAAGTGAAGCTGCCCAAAGGGGTGCGCGTTGGAACGATTCAGCGGCAAGGCAAGACGTGGATCGCCGGTGCAGGCAACTCGATTGAAATAGGTGACCATATCACGCTGATCGGAACACGCGAGGAAATCGACTCGGTCAAGTCAAAGTTCCAGGTCAAAGCGGCGCCCGTTCGATCGGTGGTGATCGCCGGTGGGGGCGAAACGGGCCTGGCCTTGGCTCGCATGCTGGAAGGCCAGCGGTACCATGTCACCCTCATGGAAGAGAACATGGAACGCTGCGAGTTTCTTTCCCGCTTGCTTGAATACACGACGGTGGTTCACGCCGATGCCACGCGTCGCGCGATCTTGGAGGAAGAACGCGTCGGAAATATGGACGTCTTTGTGGCGTGTACCGGCGATGACGAAAACAATATCATGGCCTGTGTCGAGGCACGTGAAATCGGTGCCAAGGAATGCATGGCCATCGTCCAGCGGCCTGACTACGCCAACGTGGTCGAGAAGTTAGGCATCAACCTGGCCGTGAGTCCGCGAAACGTGGTCGCTCGGCAAGTGCTGGGTTTGCTCAACAGCGGGCCGATCATTTCCAAGAAGAACTTGCCTGGGGGCGGCATCGCGATCGTCGAGTTCGAAGTCATGCCGGGCGTCGTGGCGACCGAGCACGTGATTGCGAACCTCAAACTGCCGCCGCACTGTTTGATCGCGGCGATCATGAGTTCCGACTACGTGCGTGTCGCCTCGGCGGACGATCGTTTGACCCCTGGCGATACGGTGGTCGTGCTCGTGGAAGAGTCGACGCTCGATGCGGTCGTCAAGTTGTTCGAAGAATAA
- a CDS encoding (2Fe-2S) ferredoxin domain-containing protein, with the protein MSKFTHHIFVCNKCKPPKHLRDGKHDSAKLRAALKKEIKRLGLKAQVRANDSGCLDQCDDGQVVVIYPQAIWYGGVTEGDAERIIHETILAGKVLEDLQIPSERLRCGKVAKQTETESSAPSPSS; encoded by the coding sequence ATGTCAAAGTTTACGCATCACATTTTTGTCTGTAACAAGTGCAAGCCCCCCAAGCATCTACGCGACGGGAAGCACGATTCCGCCAAGCTGCGGGCAGCCCTGAAGAAAGAGATCAAACGCCTGGGGCTGAAAGCTCAGGTACGTGCCAACGACTCGGGTTGTCTCGACCAATGCGATGACGGTCAGGTCGTGGTGATCTATCCCCAGGCCATTTGGTACGGCGGAGTGACCGAGGGAGACGCCGAACGAATCATTCATGAAACCATTCTCGCAGGAAAGGTTTTAGAAGATTTGCAGATTCCCAGCGAAAGACTGAGATGTGGCAAGGTGGCCAAGCAAACGGAAACCGAGTCCTCCGCACCCTCCCCTTCAAGCTAG
- a CDS encoding coiled-coil domain-containing protein, which yields MDGVNSHPHEIANLEEIASKASLQRERAREFLERHRQGISEIEQSISQQLKQISQGLVEREGQLNSRTSEIEASTAQLENQSSELAASIDALHAEKEAFEVELRRFEEQKGNQQAWDAQRNELVSVRDRLQSELRAANEAKASLQQDILDQQAKHSEALQNLQAAQQNGQAAQEIQNQLNARVSELEKQLAQISQERDSVRKELEDLRQESQAASDSFSELETELTNEQNRSEQLQNQLDAAVTQKSQLDQDLSSIRSQNAELEGRLQEEKMRADELAGKLQLAQQQRDEANARLSESDSEQGQQIAQLQTQLQDAQSSVNGLETERQNLAEQVKQLEGQIETLNAAATDNSQLEAQQAEFKASLDAKEQQLASLEEQLKSIEGQRDQARSELEQARGELDQARGQLENSNESHEALSQLEQELEHLKHERDELAEKLEKRQSEHGQLSDSQEQLRAENQSLKKQIDDAQGELESQLAASQVALSQARADHEQSREQVSSLRRQVESLQEETAKLREANEALKTEGGGGADDEAFTKLRQERDSLLEKISDLKHQIESGGLPDDERVQSLESRLKLTLDDLKDLKKENAKLAKDLENAKKSGGAAVDDSGSDWEATKRRMLAQLEADYGDDDEDEVAEKLSIQEAIDKGHMAVQAKQREIEELREQLEQLESSNNDAGVAHGANAIAQMLDQDELIAQERENLKTLQEQWKEKLRKAEVDISVERAKIARDRAELEEKISQLESEKAKLSKAAPVKPGNEKQSKGNWLSRLGLKEGDT from the coding sequence ATGGACGGCGTAAATTCTCACCCTCACGAAATCGCGAACTTGGAAGAGATTGCGAGCAAAGCCTCCTTGCAGCGGGAGCGTGCGCGCGAATTCCTGGAGCGGCATCGCCAAGGGATTAGTGAAATCGAGCAGAGCATCTCGCAGCAATTGAAGCAGATCTCGCAAGGGCTCGTCGAGAGAGAAGGCCAACTCAACAGCCGCACCTCGGAAATTGAGGCTTCCACCGCGCAACTCGAAAACCAGTCGTCCGAACTGGCTGCTTCCATCGATGCGCTGCACGCCGAGAAAGAAGCGTTTGAGGTCGAGCTACGCCGCTTTGAAGAGCAAAAAGGGAATCAACAGGCATGGGACGCCCAGCGCAACGAACTGGTATCGGTACGCGATCGACTTCAGTCCGAGCTTCGCGCCGCCAACGAAGCCAAAGCTTCGCTGCAACAAGATATTCTCGATCAACAGGCCAAGCATAGCGAAGCACTTCAGAATCTTCAGGCCGCACAGCAGAACGGCCAGGCCGCCCAAGAGATTCAAAACCAGCTCAACGCCCGCGTCTCGGAACTCGAAAAGCAACTCGCTCAAATATCGCAGGAGCGTGACAGCGTCCGTAAGGAACTGGAAGACCTCCGTCAAGAGTCGCAGGCAGCCAGCGATAGCTTTTCGGAACTGGAAACTGAACTCACCAACGAGCAGAACCGTTCCGAGCAACTGCAGAACCAGCTCGACGCCGCGGTGACTCAGAAGTCGCAACTCGATCAGGATCTGAGTTCGATCCGCTCGCAAAATGCCGAGCTGGAAGGACGCCTGCAAGAAGAGAAGATGCGGGCCGACGAACTGGCGGGCAAGCTGCAACTTGCCCAGCAGCAGCGCGACGAAGCCAATGCCCGGCTCTCGGAAAGCGACTCGGAACAAGGGCAACAAATCGCCCAACTGCAAACGCAATTGCAGGACGCACAGTCGTCGGTCAATGGTCTGGAAACAGAGCGGCAAAACCTTGCTGAGCAGGTCAAGCAGCTCGAAGGACAAATCGAGACGCTCAACGCCGCCGCGACCGACAACAGCCAGCTGGAAGCGCAGCAGGCCGAATTCAAAGCATCACTGGATGCCAAAGAGCAGCAGTTGGCATCCCTGGAAGAGCAGCTCAAGTCGATCGAAGGGCAGCGCGATCAGGCTCGCAGCGAGCTGGAACAAGCACGCGGTGAACTCGATCAGGCACGCGGCCAACTTGAAAACTCAAACGAGTCGCACGAAGCCTTGTCCCAACTCGAACAAGAGCTGGAGCACCTCAAGCACGAGCGTGACGAGCTGGCGGAAAAGCTCGAAAAGCGACAGTCGGAGCATGGCCAGCTGAGCGATTCGCAAGAGCAACTGCGAGCCGAGAACCAGTCGCTGAAGAAGCAGATCGACGACGCCCAGGGAGAACTGGAAAGCCAGTTGGCCGCCTCGCAGGTTGCCTTGTCGCAAGCTCGTGCCGATCACGAACAAAGCCGCGAACAAGTCAGCAGCTTGCGGCGTCAGGTCGAGTCGCTTCAGGAAGAAACCGCCAAGCTTCGCGAAGCGAATGAAGCGCTCAAGACCGAAGGAGGTGGCGGTGCCGATGACGAGGCCTTCACGAAGCTTCGCCAGGAACGCGACTCGCTTTTGGAAAAGATCAGCGATCTCAAGCATCAGATCGAGTCTGGCGGACTGCCGGATGATGAACGCGTGCAGTCGCTGGAAAGTCGCCTGAAGCTAACCTTGGACGACTTGAAAGACCTTAAGAAAGAAAACGCGAAGCTCGCCAAGGATCTCGAGAACGCGAAGAAGTCAGGCGGAGCGGCCGTCGACGATTCGGGCAGCGATTGGGAAGCCACCAAGCGGCGGATGCTGGCTCAGTTGGAAGCCGACTACGGCGATGATGACGAAGACGAAGTCGCCGAGAAGCTTTCGATTCAAGAGGCCATCGACAAAGGTCATATGGCGGTTCAGGCCAAGCAGCGTGAAATCGAAGAACTTCGTGAGCAGCTCGAACAACTCGAATCGAGCAACAACGATGCAGGCGTCGCCCACGGGGCCAACGCGATCGCTCAGATGCTGGACCAGGACGAATTGATCGCTCAGGAACGCGAGAATCTGAAGACGCTACAAGAACAGTGGAAAGAAAAGCTGCGGAAGGCCGAAGTCGATATTTCAGTCGAACGAGCCAAGATCGCGCGCGACCGGGCCGAGCTGGAAGAAAAGATCTCACAGCTGGAGTCTGAAAAGGCCAAGCTGTCCAAGGCAGCTCCGGTAAAACCGGGCAATGAGAAACAGTCTAAGGGAAATTGGCTATCGCGATTAGGCCTGAAAGAAGGGGACACGTAA